From the Leptolyngbya sp. O-77 genome, one window contains:
- the murB gene encoding UDP-N-acetylmuramate dehydrogenase, protein MTLANPVPQSSFEHRLSFTPVGATCAVRPLVSLAGFTSYRVGGPAEWFVSPRTLDDLRACFAWATSEGLPITLLGLGSNLLVSDRGLPGLVICTRRLRQTQFDDATGQIIAAAGEPIARLAWKAANRGWAGLEWAVGIPGTVGGAVAMNAGAHQACTADILVKAQLVTQTGETQELSPADLGFRYRTSILQGDTSRLVTQATFQLRPEVGAAAVTAETRACQERRHSTQPYHLPSCGSVFRNPEPHTSGWLIEQTGLKGFQIGGAQVSPMHANFIVNLGNATASDVYRVIRHVQEKVSQRWDITLEPEVKIWGEF, encoded by the coding sequence ATGACCTTGGCCAACCCCGTTCCTCAGTCCAGTTTTGAACATCGCCTCTCCTTTACGCCAGTCGGCGCGACCTGTGCCGTTCGCCCACTGGTGTCGCTGGCAGGGTTCACCTCTTACCGAGTGGGTGGGCCAGCAGAATGGTTTGTCTCGCCGCGCACGCTAGACGATTTGCGGGCCTGCTTTGCCTGGGCCACATCAGAAGGGCTGCCCATCACGCTGCTAGGGCTGGGGTCTAACCTGCTGGTGAGCGATCGCGGCTTGCCGGGATTAGTAATCTGCACACGCCGCTTGCGCCAGACTCAGTTCGATGACGCAACGGGGCAGATCATTGCGGCGGCCGGAGAGCCGATCGCCCGTCTGGCCTGGAAAGCAGCCAATCGGGGCTGGGCGGGGCTAGAGTGGGCCGTGGGCATTCCGGGAACCGTGGGTGGCGCAGTAGCCATGAACGCGGGCGCACACCAGGCTTGCACCGCCGATATTTTGGTGAAGGCTCAGCTGGTGACGCAAACGGGTGAAACGCAGGAACTCTCGCCAGCGGATCTAGGCTTTCGCTATCGTACGTCCATTCTTCAAGGCGACACCAGCCGCCTAGTGACCCAGGCAACCTTCCAGCTTCGTCCCGAGGTAGGCGCAGCGGCGGTGACGGCTGAAACTCGCGCCTGCCAAGAGCGCCGCCACTCTACCCAGCCTTACCACTTGCCCAGTTGCGGTAGCGTCTTTCGCAATCCAGAGCCGCATACATCGGGCTGGCTGATCGAGCAAACGGGGTTAAAGGGGTTTCAAATCGGTGGAGCGCAGGTGTCGCCCATGCACGCGAACTTCATTGTGAATTTGGGCAATGCCACCGCCAGCGACGTGTATCGCGTGATTCGGCACGTCCAGGAAAAAGTGTCTCAGCGCTGGGACATTACGCTGGAGCCAGAAGTGAAGATTTGGGGAGAATTTTAG
- the ribH gene encoding 6,7-dimethyl-8-ribityllumazine synthase has product MAVFEGTFTQTESLRFAIVIGRFNDLVTGKLLEGCQDCLKRHGINPDPQGTQVDYAWVPGSFEIPQVARQLALTRRYDAIICIGAVIKGQTPHFDYVAGEVSKGIAAASFSNGCAGSCLAC; this is encoded by the coding sequence ATGGCCGTTTTTGAGGGAACGTTTACCCAAACCGAGTCGTTGCGCTTTGCTATCGTGATTGGGCGGTTCAACGATTTGGTGACGGGTAAGCTGCTGGAGGGCTGTCAGGACTGCCTGAAGCGCCACGGCATTAATCCAGATCCGCAGGGCACTCAGGTCGATTATGCCTGGGTGCCGGGTTCTTTTGAGATTCCGCAGGTGGCTCGGCAACTGGCGCTAACTCGCCGCTATGACGCGATCATCTGCATCGGCGCAGTCATCAAAGGGCAAACGCCGCATTTTGACTATGTGGCAGGAGAAGTGTCAAAGGGCATCGCGGCTGCCTCGTTTTCAAACGGGTGTGCCGGGTCGTGTTTGGCGTGTTGA
- the psbZ gene encoding photosystem II reaction center protein PsbZ, translated as MSILFQLALAALVLLSFVMVVGVPVAYASPRNWDQSKQLLFLGSFAWVALVIVVGVLNYFVV; from the coding sequence ATGTCCATTTTGTTCCAGCTTGCGCTTGCGGCTCTGGTCTTGCTGTCGTTTGTGATGGTGGTGGGCGTGCCTGTGGCCTACGCTTCGCCCCGCAACTGGGATCAGTCCAAGCAGCTTCTATTTCTGGGGTCTTTTGCCTGGGTGGCGCTGGTGATTGTGGTCGGTGTCTTAAATTATTTCGTGGTGTAG
- a CDS encoding 6,7-dimethyl-8-ribityllumazine synthase, translating into MFGVLTTDSMQQALERAGIKSNKGWDYAMSAIEMATLMRQIRTANPDLGNGLPGATNPQLPSPLKSAIAPTDPDGF; encoded by the coding sequence GTGTTTGGCGTGTTGACAACGGACTCGATGCAGCAAGCGCTAGAGCGGGCAGGCATCAAGAGTAATAAGGGCTGGGACTACGCCATGAGCGCGATCGAGATGGCGACGCTGATGCGCCAGATCCGCACTGCAAATCCTGATCTGGGTAATGGGCTGCCCGGTGCAACCAATCCGCAGTTGCCGTCGCCGCTGAAGAGTGCGATCGCCCCGACCGACCCTGACGGGTTCTAG